From Ignavibacteriales bacterium, the proteins below share one genomic window:
- a CDS encoding YIP1 family protein — MNYLQQLFQVMVDPEYTTITLYDSPRLRESFMVVSTYALFTSLDAFFSGFIQTETIGVGLLSFLISGLTTYLFWVFLALVFHATADMLGGLGEFPHALGFVGLGTAPLVFTSFISIILTLLSVLVFPDDDSRLLPNISVGLTLLGLAWGAPGVICYFGMKNAEKLHPLKAFAVSFVLTAALILLVLYKSDII, encoded by the coding sequence ATGAACTACCTCCAGCAGTTATTCCAGGTCATGGTCGACCCGGAATATACGACGATTACGCTGTACGATTCGCCGCGTCTGCGGGAGTCGTTCATGGTCGTGAGTACGTATGCTCTGTTTACATCGCTTGATGCATTCTTTTCGGGTTTCATTCAAACCGAGACGATCGGGGTTGGCTTGCTGTCGTTTTTGATCTCCGGACTTACCACGTACCTGTTTTGGGTTTTCCTTGCTTTGGTCTTCCATGCGACGGCGGATATGTTGGGAGGTCTCGGAGAATTTCCGCACGCCCTCGGTTTCGTTGGACTGGGGACCGCCCCCCTGGTCTTCACATCGTTCATTTCCATCATCCTGACTCTGTTGTCGGTCCTTGTTTTCCCCGACGACGACTCCCGGCTGCTGCCGAATATTTCAGTCGGCCTGACATTACTCGGCCTGGCATGGGGCGCACCCGGCGTCATCTGCTACTTTGGAATGAAGAACGCGGAAAAACTCCATCCCCTGAAAGCCTTTGCCGTCTCATTTGTTCTGACTGCTGCTCTCATTCTTCTGGTGTTGTACAAATCCGACATCATCTGA